In the genome of Bosea sp. BIWAKO-01, the window GAGGAAACGGGCCATCTCACCCCAGCCGACGGCAAACCGCCCGCTCGCGAGCACCAAAATCCTGTCGCCGCGGGAGAGCACATTGGTCAGCGCCGCTTCCCAGCCGCCATGTCCGTTGGCAGCGTAGATGAAGGTCTCGCCCTTGGTGCGGAAGATCTTCCGGAGATCGCTCAGGAGCGTCTCGGTCAAATCGAGGATCGGCTTGGAGCTGAGCTCCTCGGCCGGCCGCATCATCGCCTGCAGCACGCGATCGGGGATAGTGGTCGGGCCGGGGATTGCGAGCAAAGCCCGGCCGTTGGCGACACTCATGAAAAACTCCTGCTGGCCTTGCTGCGCCGCATGTCCGTGCCCCTTGCAGCCGGGGCAACGACGCATGCTGTCTGGCACAATGTCCGGAAATGGGGTTTGAGCTAGCGCTGCGCTTCCGTCGCCATCTTCACGGCAAGGCCGGCAAGCACGGTGCCCATCAGCCAGCGCTGCACCACCGCCCAGAACGGCCGTGTGCGAAGGAAGAGGGCGATACTGCCGGCGGTGAAGATGATCAGCGCGTTGACGCTGCCGCTGATCACGATCTGGATCGCGCCGAGCAGCAGCGACTGCGTCAGGACATTGCCAGCAGCGGGATCGATGAATTGCGGCAGCAGCGCGAGATAGAACATCGCGATCTTGGGATTGAGCAGGCTGGTCAGGAAGCCCATCGCAAAGAGCCTGCGCGGTCCGTCCGGCACCAGCTCGCGAACCTGGAAGGGCGAGCGCCCGCCCGGCCTCAGCGCCTGCCAGGCGAGATACAGGAGATAGGCCGCACCACCGAAGCGCAGGGCGTCATAAGCATAGGGCACTGCGAAGAGCAGCGCCGTGATGCCGAAGGTGGCGCAGAGCATGTAGACGACGAAGCCGAGCACGACGCCGATGAGCGAGATCAGCCCGGCAGCATGCCCCTGCGAGATCGAGCGCGAGATCAGGTAGATCATGTTCGGCCCGGGCGTCAGAACCATGCCGAACGCGATCAGGGCGAAGGCAAGCAAGCTCGAGAGCTCAGGCATGACGGGTCTCCGCAACGGAGCCGGCAACCTGCATCGAACCGGGACAATCGACAAGCCGCATGGAACAGCGGGCCGCCATGCCCGTTTCTCAGGCCAAGCGCCCGACTTGTCCCGGACAGACACCGCCATGTTGCTCTTCAGCCGCATCCTCTACACCGCGATCGCGGGCTCGCTGCTCGCCGCCTCGGTGATGCTGATGGTGGTGGCGATCTGGCGCACCTTCACTGGCTTCAGGACCGGCGATGGCGCGCTCGAGACCATGCTCGATGGAATCGGCCTCGTGATCATCGCGGTCGCTGTTGCGGATGTCGGCAAGTTCCTGTTCGAGGAAGAGGTGATCAGCGATCGCGAATTGCGGCGCCCGGCCGAGGCGCGCGGTTCGCTGACCAAATTCATGACGATCATCATCATTGCGCTCAGCCTGGAATCGCTGGTGCTGATCACCAAGGCGTCACGATCCGCGATGAGCGATGTCGTCTATCCCGGCCTGCTGGTGCTGCTCGCAGTGCTGGCGATGGTCGGGCTCGGGTTGTTCCAGAAGCTGAGTCAGAACACGACCGCAACCGTGCCGGACGCGAGAGAAGACAACGACAAGCCTGCCCCCGCGAAGACGCCGCCCCGGTCTAAACGGACCAAGCAGGCCTGAACCGGAGGGCCGTTCAGCGCGGCTCGTCGACGAGGAGGAGATCGGTATCCTCGGGCCTGGCTCCGGCCGCCGTCAGCATGGCGTGGACCTGCCCGCGGTGATGCGTCTGGTGGTTGAACATGTGCATGAGCGCAAAAGCGCGCGGCTTGCCGAGTTCGCGGCCAGCGGCCCCCGAATACCAGATCAAGGTCCCGCGCAGCCAGTTGGCATCGACGGTAGCGGCCCAGGCGAGGATCGCCTCGTCGCGCTCGGCGCGACGGCGGCGGAACTCGGCCCAGTCATCGACATAAATCGGCGCATCGCGGCCACTGATCGGCGGTTTGGGCGTTCCGATCAGCCGGTGCAGCCAGATTTCGTCGGCCCAGAGGACATGGTTCAGCGTACCATGGATCGACTTGAAGAAGGCGCCGCGATCGCGACGGCGACCTTCCTCGTCAAGCGCGTCGGCGGCATCGCATAGGCTCCGGTTCTGCCAGGCATTATAGCGCGCCATGGTCTGAACATAAGCCGGATCGACCATGCGTGCCTCCTCAGATGATATTGGCCTCCGTCAGCGGCCGCCCCGCGACGATGCGCTCATGACCAAGATCGGCAAGATCGAGCGTGCGATAGCCGCCATGCACAATCTGCTCGGCAAGCCCCCGTCCC includes:
- a CDS encoding LysE family translocator, whose product is MPELSSLLAFALIAFGMVLTPGPNMIYLISRSISQGHAAGLISLIGVVLGFVVYMLCATFGITALLFAVPYAYDALRFGGAAYLLYLAWQALRPGGRSPFQVRELVPDGPRRLFAMGFLTSLLNPKIAMFYLALLPQFIDPAAGNVLTQSLLLGAIQIVISGSVNALIIFTAGSIALFLRTRPFWAVVQRWLMGTVLAGLAVKMATEAQR
- a CDS encoding DinB family protein, with translation MVDPAYVQTMARYNAWQNRSLCDAADALDEEGRRRDRGAFFKSIHGTLNHVLWADEIWLHRLIGTPKPPISGRDAPIYVDDWAEFRRRRAERDEAILAWAATVDANWLRGTLIWYSGAAGRELGKPRAFALMHMFNHQTHHRGQVHAMLTAAGARPEDTDLLLVDEPR